GATGTCGTCGACATGGCAGCCGGCGCTGAAGAGCCCGGCGAAGACGGCGTGCTTGAGCATTTCCCCGCTGGGCCGGCTGTCGCGGGCCACCACCACGCGGCCGCCGTGCAGGTAAGTGCCGAGCGCGGCGGCGAACCGGGCGGCCGGCTCCGGGGTCAGGCTGTCGCCCACGACCCCGCGGATTCCGGACACGCTCACGATGAGTTCGCTGGAGACTGCGGCCATGAGTTCGGCTCTGACTGTGCGGGACAGACAATACGTGTAGGTATTGTGCGACACGAACGACACGCGGGCTATCGGCCGAGGCACGAAATGAGCGCAGCACCCGCTTCGGAGCTTGACCGCATTGGTTTTCGGCAGCAGCCGGTTTAAAACATTGTGGTAACGGCTCGACCGCTCCCTAAACCGTAGCGACGGCGACCGACCGGGTAGCCAGACATACGATTTTCTGAGTTGGCCCAATTGCCGTTCAAATAACCATCGCCGGTGAACGACCATGCTACTCATCCCGAAAGACGCGGACCTCTTTTTCAAGTTGCACAAGGCGCTGATGGCGTTCGTGAACCAGAAGCTCGCGATACTTCCCGGTATCAAGACAGCGCAGGAGTTCGGCCTACTTTCACCCGACGATCGGTACAAGGTCAGCCAGGCTTTGTTTTCCAACTTGCAGCTCATTGAAGAATTCATCGGCGAAAATCCGGCCCGCTTGCCCGACGACGAACTCGCGATCGTCCATTCCTGGCGACACTTCGTAACCGGCAAGTTTTATGTCTTCCGCGAACTGAAAAAGTACACGGTCTTTCTCTCGTCCGAAAAGCATCCGGTCGCCTACGGCGTTCTCGCGATGACGACCCCGTTCGAGGAGATAGTCGGGTCTTACCTGCCGGTCTGGATCGAGACCACTCTCTTGCCGTTCAAGGATCAAATCATTTACGAGGGGACGCTGCGCAAGTACCCCATTTCGTTCGGCCCCGGCATCCGGCGGTCCCTGAACGAGGAGTTTAAAAAGGCCAAGGACGCGCACGGAATCGTCACGTCGCTGCCGATGTCGGAGGAGGCACCCAAGGCGAAAAAGCCGCCGGCCAAACCGCGGGTGAAAGTGAAACCGAAGGGGAAAGATGACGCCGCGGCGGAAACGATTTACGATCTCGTCGACCGATTTTGCCGCACCCACTTGAACGACGAGTATGCCGTACTGTGCCGCCGGCTGGCCGAGAAATTGGCTCGCAAGCGGCCGTCCCCGCTCGCCAGTGGCAAGCCCGAGACGTGGGCCTGTGGCATTGTCCGAACAATTGGGTGGGTCAACTTCCTGGACGACCGGGCCAGTAAACCACACATGAAATTGACGGCCATCGACAAAGCCTTCGGCGTCGGCGAAAGCACCGGCCAGGGCAAATCGATGTTGATTCGTAAGACGCTGAAAATTCGGTCGTTCGACCCGCAATGGACCCTACCGAGTCGCCAGGGAAAGAACCCGCTGACCTGGATGCTGTCGGTGAACGGCATGATGATGGACATCCGCCACGCGCCGCGAGAAGTGCAAGAAGTCGCCTTCGCGCGGGGGCTCATTCCATACATTCCAGCGGACCAGGATAGCGCGGGCAAATGACCCGGGCACGGGTTCGTTCGGGAATTCGCCGTTCCGCAAATTTGGAGTGCGGCGCTTGACCGCCGCTTTGGTTTTTAAAAGCAAAAGCGGCGGTCAAGCGCCGCACTCCAAATTTGCACAGCTTGCGCAAGGTTGCCGATGGTCAACTCAAGGCGTTCGTTTCTCGCCCTGGCAACGCTGTTGTTTTTCATCGCCCCGCTCAGAGCGGACGACGAGGATTTCAACACTCAACTCATGCGGGCCACCGTCAAAGTTGGCCACGAGAAGTCGACCGGCACCGGCTTCATTCTGACCCGCCCCGACCCCGCGGCCCCCAAGCGGGTGCAATACGTACTAATCACTGCCGCCCACGTTTTCGAGCGCATGACCGGGGACGAGGCGACTCTCTCGTTCCGCAAGAAAGAGGCGGAGGGGGTTTTCAAGAAAGAGTCGCAAACGATCGCGGTCCGCGCGGCCGGCAAACCCGCGTGGACGCAACACCCGTCCGAAGACGTGGCCGTGATGGTCGTTACCCCGCCGGCGGGCGTGGACCTGCCCGCCCTCTCCGTCGACCTGCTCGCGACGGACGACACACTCGCGCGCTTCAAGGTCCACCCCGGCGATACCGTCTCGTGCCTGGGCTACCCGCACCGCGTCGAGGCGAACGACGCCGGGTTTCCCGTTCTCCGAACCGGCGCGATCGCCGGTTATCCCCTCACGCCGACCAAAGTGACCAAGACGTTTCTGCTCAGCATCAACTCGTTCGAAGGAGACAGCGGCGGACCCGTTTACCTTGCCGACCCGAACCGGGCGACCGCCGGGCCGGGAAAGCGGGAGGACGCGCGACTGATTCTGGGCCTCATCGTGAGCCAGCAATTTCTGGACGAAGAATTGAAGACGATTTACGGGACCACGAAGGTGCGCCACCGCCTGGGTTTGGCCGCCGCGGTCCATGCCGCTTACGTGCGGGAAACCGTGAACCGCGTGCGATGAAGTGGCCGGCGGCCGCCGCGTCTGCCGACTGTCGCGAACGTCGGCAGACGCGGATCGGTTTGCCGACCCGAGCGGAAAGGACGCCTTGATGCCGCTTGGTCCAGGCCCCCACGTGATGGAGGCGGTGGTCCGGTTGCGAGATGATAAAGAGGAGCCACACGCCCAGCACCTCGCCGATGGTGAGCGGCCCTGTCTAGTGGAGCGGGACGGGAAACGGTTGATCCAAGTGGTCCATCCGGCCCATCGTTTGGATGAAAGACCAAAAGACCGGAAGGTCGGCCAGGTGTTCAACGCGAATCAAGCGGGGTTCGGTATTCGTGCCGCCAAATACCCACACCTCCTATTCCTTCCTGTGAACCCAAAGTTAAAACCACCCCCAACACGAGCGAACGGTAAGTTACTACTTCCTGAAAAAGCAATTCGACGCGGCCCTCAAGGGCGTCGACACGTTAGAAAAGCTAGTCGGCGGCGATCCCTACCTCAACGTCATCCGCAGCGGGCTCTTGATCGAAGCGGGCCGGCTCGCGGAGGCAAAAACGGCGACCGGGAAAGCGATCGCGGACGAACCGACGTTAGAAAACGCGTACTTGTCGCGTCTCACCATTGCCCTCAAGGAGAAGAATCATGCCGACGCCTCGGCGTGGATCAAGAAGGGGGCCGAGGCGGCTGGCCTCCAGTCCGACCTCGATGCCGCCAAGGACGATCCGGATTGGGCCGACTTCCTCAAGTCGCCGGAATGCGCGAAGGTAAAAGTCTGGCTCGCCGGGCAGAAGAAGTAATGCTCGCCGTCATTCCTCGCCCGGTCGCGGGCGGTTCGCCCAGTGGTCCGCCGGGGGGCCGGCGGCCACCACGCCTTTGTCGTGCCACCCCAGGTAAGCGTGGACGTCGGTGGGCGTGTACCGCAACGTCAGCCCGCACCGGCGGCGGGCGGACGTGTTGACGTCGGACCCGTGCAGAAGTAGGTCCGAGTGAACGGACGCCTCGCCGGCTTTCAGTTCGACGTACACCGGCAACCCGTATTGCTCGACATCCGGGACGGTCTGGTTGAGGACGTTCGCGGCGTCGGTCTCGCTCAACTTCCAGGTGAGGTGGCCGAGGGTGTGTGTGCGGGGGATGAACTTCATGCATGCGTTGCCGCGGTCCGCGTCGTCGATCGCCAGCCACACCGTCACCGCCTTCGACGGCGTGAGCGGCCAATAGCTTGAGTCCTGGTGCCACGACACGTTCTTCCCGTCGCCCGGCATTTTGCAAAAGAAGTGCGACCCCCAGGCGACCACGTTCGGCCCGAGCAGGTCGGACACGACGGCGACGATCTTCGGGTTCGTCAGCACGTCCCACACGCGGCCGTGCCGCAGGTGCGCGGAGCTGATCGAGTAGCTGTCCTTGCCTTCAGCCAGGTAGCTGGCGAGGAGCCGGTCGAAGTACCCGCGGAGGTCGGTGACCTCGACCGCGTCGAAAAACCGGAACGGCATCAGGTAGCCGTCGCGGTTGAACTGGTCGATCTGGGATCGCGTCAGGACTTTGGGGTCCGCGCTGGTACTCGGGTGGAAGCGCAGGTCGCGCTCGACGCGGCCCAGATCGTCGGTCCCGGGGAGAGGCTGGAAGGTATTCGGCGAGTTCATGGCTTCGTTCCCGGAGAGGGCGGAGCAAGCACGGTGCGGTCGGCGGTTTGGTGAAACAAGATAACACCGCCCCGGTTCACCGGACATGGCTACCGTACCAATTCCAGTACCCCTCGTCACGAGATGTTGTCCGGTCGGGGAACACGTTCCGAACAAATACAAAACGCCCTGCCCCGGTGCTTCCTTTGCGGGACAGAACCGGGACAGGGCGCGAGTTTCGGGCGCGTCAGCTTACTGCTGGGGCGGCGCGGTATCTCGGATCGTCGCCCCGCGATCATCGCTCAGCACGAGAATCGCGAACCGCTCGATCGGCTGTCGCTCGGGCGTGCTCACGGTCGCGTAGTCGAACCGCCCGCGGAGGTCGGTGTACCCGTCCTTGTGGAACTTCACCTCGCCGTTCGCCAGCTTCGCGTACACCTTCACGTACACCTTCGGTAGGGCCGCCCCGCCGGCCGCGTCGGCCACTCGGACCTGGCCGTAGTTCTCGGTCACCTTCACGTCCATCGCGTTCGCGTAGTACGCCTTCGACCGGGTTACGCCGCCGGCGGTGATCTCCACCAACACGTTCCGTTTGACCAGGTCGGCCGGCAGCGGGACGGCGAGTTGGGTCTTGCCGGCCGGGAGCTTGACGACCTGCGTCGCGTTCGGCTTGATCGACGCGAACTGCCCGCCGGACTGCTGAACGAACGGGTTCCGGCTGAACAGTAGCTCCACGTCCATCAGGTAGAAGTTCACCCGGGCCGTGTCGGCGTTCTGCCAGGTCATGTTGATCTGGCCGGCGTCGATCGTAAACTCGACCCCCGGCTCGGTCGCCGCGAGTTGGCCCTGTTGCTGGCCGCGGTCCGTCGGGTCGACGACCTTTGGCCCCTTCCCCTCGATCTCGTCCAGTTGGGCGGACAGCGCGCCGAACGTGTTCCGCCACCGGTCGACCGGGTGGTTGGCGTACCGCAGCGCGACCTCCCGGGCCTTGAGCGGCTCGCCGGTGTACAGGTCGAGGTAGGCGGCGCAGTAGTCGTACTGGACCCGCGTCGGGATCTTGTCCGGGTTCACGCGGGCGAAGGTCGTCAAAGCCTCGTCGACCCGGTCCTGGAGGAGCAGGTAGTAGACGACCGCGAGTTCGTCTGCGTCGTCCAACGTCTGGTGGTACGACAGCAGCTTGAGGTAGCGGTGGTACTGCTCGAACAGCCGGTCGTTGACGATCTGCCGCTGCTTGCCGAGGGAGTGGGCGCGGGCGTTGACGAGCGGCTTGTATTCCAGGTGTTCGTACTGGTGCCGCTCGACCGGGTCGATCGTCAGGAGCGGGCTGACGATCGGGCCGGCGCACTCGTTCACGATCTGGTCGATGTGCTGGAGGTACTGCCGCGTGGCCGGCACATCCGCGTGCAACAGAGAGTACGACCAGAGCGTCGGTTGGTAGACGTGCCGCTCGCGGAGGAGCGTCACGACCGCCTCGAACGCCGCCCGGTCGCGCATGCGGAACGCGATCTTGTCCAGGTTCAGGGCGTTCACGTTCTCCCGGCCCAGGAAGGCGAGGACTTCGTCCGTCGTCCCGTGCTGGGAGACGTAGTCCCATGAGGTCGTGTCGAGCTTGGTCGGCTTTTCGACCACGTCGAACGTCGTCGCCTGGGCGGCCGCGACGAATTGTTCGTTCTTGGCCACGTGGGCCGGGAAGTGGGCGAACCGGCCGGGCTTGGGGAAGTAGAACAGGTAGTCGAGCGTGTGTGTTCGGTACGGCTCCAGGTCGACCACCACGGTCTTCGTGAACTGGCCGTTGGCGACCGGGATCGCCCCAACCGGCAATTGCACGAGGACGGACAGCTTCTGCCGGGACGAGGTCGGGTTGGTGACGACGACCTGGCAGCCGTAGACCGTGTGGACGACGAACTCGCCGGTGACGAACTTGTCGTGCCGCTCGCCGTTCTCCTCGCGGAAGCGGTCGCCGTTCCGGTAAGCGTTCTCGCTCACGAGAATGTTGATCTGGCCGCCCTTCCCGTCGACCGGGCGGACTTCCTCGTGGAACGCGATGACCGGCCCCTTGGGCGTCAAGGTCATCTTCCCGCCGTCGAATTTGACGTCGTGCTTGCCGGCCTCGAACGGGAGGTCGAGGACGGAGAGGGCGAACATCATTTCGGTGAAGTTGCGCGACGAATCGGCCAGGTTCTTGGAGAGGAACGGGCCGTCGCCCGCGTGGTTCGCGTAGTCCCGCCAGAACGGGTTAACCGAGACGAGGTCGGCGACCTGCTGTTGGATGAGCAGGTGGTAGTAGTTGTTCTCGGCCCACTCCTGGGTCGGGTCGACCTTGCGGTAAAGCTGACGGACTACCCCTCGCGCGGCTCGGTCGTCGTCGTGGAAAAGCCCCTCTCGCTCGGCCGCGTTTAGACCCTCTAGGACCATTTTTTCTTTGTCCGACTTCAGCTCTCTCATTTCCTCGGATTTCTTCGCCATGTCTTTGGCCGCCGCGCTACGGCCGTCGCGGGCGCGAGACAGACTATCAGCGGACTGAGGCTTAGCCGCAGCGGCCGGGGTTGGTATTCCAGGGACCCGCCCGCCGCCCATTCCTCCGGGGCCGTTGTATCCTCCAAATGGAGGTGTCGCCTGACCCACGCCCG
This portion of the Fimbriiglobus ruber genome encodes:
- a CDS encoding trypsin-like peptidase domain-containing protein, which gives rise to MVNSRRSFLALATLLFFIAPLRADDEDFNTQLMRATVKVGHEKSTGTGFILTRPDPAAPKRVQYVLITAAHVFERMTGDEATLSFRKKEAEGVFKKESQTIAVRAAGKPAWTQHPSEDVAVMVVTPPAGVDLPALSVDLLATDDTLARFKVHPGDTVSCLGYPHRVEANDAGFPVLRTGAIAGYPLTPTKVTKTFLLSINSFEGDSGGPVYLADPNRATAGPGKREDARLILGLIVSQQFLDEELKTIYGTTKVRHRLGLAAAVHAAYVRETVNRVR
- a CDS encoding phytanoyl-CoA dioxygenase family protein; protein product: MNSPNTFQPLPGTDDLGRVERDLRFHPSTSADPKVLTRSQIDQFNRDGYLMPFRFFDAVEVTDLRGYFDRLLASYLAEGKDSYSISSAHLRHGRVWDVLTNPKIVAVVSDLLGPNVVAWGSHFFCKMPGDGKNVSWHQDSSYWPLTPSKAVTVWLAIDDADRGNACMKFIPRTHTLGHLTWKLSETDAANVLNQTVPDVEQYGLPVYVELKAGEASVHSDLLLHGSDVNTSARRRCGLTLRYTPTDVHAYLGWHDKGVVAAGPPADHWANRPRPGEE
- a CDS encoding DUF6398 domain-containing protein; its protein translation is MLLIPKDADLFFKLHKALMAFVNQKLAILPGIKTAQEFGLLSPDDRYKVSQALFSNLQLIEEFIGENPARLPDDELAIVHSWRHFVTGKFYVFRELKKYTVFLSSEKHPVAYGVLAMTTPFEEIVGSYLPVWIETTLLPFKDQIIYEGTLRKYPISFGPGIRRSLNEEFKKAKDAHGIVTSLPMSEEAPKAKKPPAKPRVKVKPKGKDDAAAETIYDLVDRFCRTHLNDEYAVLCRRLAEKLARKRPSPLASGKPETWACGIVRTIGWVNFLDDRASKPHMKLTAIDKAFGVGESTGQGKSMLIRKTLKIRSFDPQWTLPSRQGKNPLTWMLSVNGMMMDIRHAPREVQEVAFARGLIPYIPADQDSAGK